A stretch of Lysinibacillus agricola DNA encodes these proteins:
- a CDS encoding phosphatidate cytidylyltransferase yields MKQRIITAIVAAALFIPFVIYGKVPFTLLVLAMAVVGFYEILKMKGISLFSVPGFLGLLTLILLVIPKDWSSKVVDAIGYSSDLMVVYGLMMLLLIYVVLVKNKITFDEVAFILLGAFYVGLGFHYLIETRYYGLEFVVYCLLVVWTTDSGAYFVGRKLGKNKLWPEISPKKTVEGFVGGIVIAVIFAVAMQAIYPFAKGYVSLIFITIFASIIGQMGDLVESAIKRHFDVKDSGNILPGHGGILDRFDSLLFVVPLLHFFHTFW; encoded by the coding sequence TTGAAACAACGAATTATCACAGCAATAGTTGCAGCAGCGCTATTTATTCCATTCGTTATTTATGGAAAAGTGCCATTTACACTACTTGTGCTTGCAATGGCTGTTGTCGGCTTTTATGAAATACTAAAAATGAAAGGTATTTCACTTTTTTCAGTGCCTGGTTTTTTAGGGCTACTAACATTAATACTGCTTGTTATACCAAAGGACTGGTCAAGTAAGGTAGTAGATGCAATTGGCTATTCCTCCGATTTAATGGTTGTGTATGGTCTAATGATGCTATTGCTCATATACGTAGTCCTTGTAAAAAATAAAATTACATTTGATGAAGTTGCTTTTATTTTATTAGGAGCGTTTTATGTCGGGTTAGGCTTCCATTATTTAATCGAAACACGATATTACGGTCTAGAGTTTGTCGTATATTGTTTGCTTGTAGTTTGGACAACTGACTCAGGTGCATATTTTGTCGGAAGAAAACTTGGCAAAAATAAGCTATGGCCTGAAATCTCACCGAAGAAAACCGTGGAAGGTTTTGTGGGGGGAATTGTCATTGCAGTAATTTTTGCTGTCGCGATGCAAGCAATTTATCCATTTGCAAAGGGTTATGTCTCACTTATTTTCATCACAATCTTTGCGTCAATTATTGGCCAAATGGGTGATCTAGTGGAATCTGCTATAAAGCGTCATTTTGACGTAAAGGATTCAGGAAATATTTTACCTGGGCATGGCGGTATATTAGACCGCTTTGATAGTCTTTTATTCGTCGTGCCTTTACTACATTTTTTTCATACTTTTTGGTAG
- the dxr gene encoding 1-deoxy-D-xylulose-5-phosphate reductoisomerase, whose product MKKISLLGATGSIGWQTYDILKEQRDAFHLVAFSSGKNIEKTREMIETLTPELVSVQLEEDALTLAKEYPQVHFTFGAKGLVEVATHPDSTVLVNAVLGSVGLESTLAAIRMGKTIAIANKETLVTAGHLVMAEAKKYNATILPVDSEHSAIFQSMNGENPKNIERLIITASGGSFRDKTREELKHVTVADALNHPNWSMGAKITIDSATMMNKGLEVIEAHVLFDMPYDKIDVLLHRESIIHSLVEYHDTSVIAQLGTPDMRVPIQYALSYPDRMPLHNGQRLNLAQIGQLHFKEMDFERYPALRLAYEAGRTGGTILTAMNAANEAAVAAFLQGNITFLEIDETIERVMQAHNNILVPDLQTILQVDSETRKTVLDMVK is encoded by the coding sequence GTGAAAAAAATAAGTTTACTTGGTGCAACTGGTTCAATCGGTTGGCAAACCTATGATATTTTAAAAGAACAACGCGATGCCTTTCATTTAGTGGCGTTTTCTTCAGGGAAAAACATCGAAAAAACTCGTGAAATGATCGAAACTTTGACGCCTGAGCTTGTATCTGTTCAATTAGAAGAAGATGCACTTACGCTCGCTAAAGAGTATCCGCAAGTTCATTTTACGTTTGGTGCGAAAGGGCTTGTAGAGGTTGCTACACATCCTGATTCTACGGTGCTTGTCAACGCTGTTCTTGGAAGTGTCGGACTAGAATCGACATTAGCCGCAATTCGCATGGGTAAAACAATTGCTATTGCCAATAAGGAAACACTCGTAACCGCTGGGCATTTAGTGATGGCAGAGGCAAAGAAATACAATGCAACAATTTTACCGGTTGATAGTGAGCATTCTGCAATCTTCCAATCGATGAATGGTGAAAATCCAAAAAATATTGAACGTTTAATCATTACAGCTTCTGGTGGTAGCTTCCGTGACAAAACACGTGAGGAATTGAAGCATGTAACGGTTGCAGATGCACTAAATCATCCGAACTGGTCAATGGGTGCGAAAATTACGATAGATTCAGCTACAATGATGAATAAAGGACTAGAAGTCATTGAAGCACATGTCTTATTTGATATGCCTTATGATAAAATTGATGTACTTTTGCATAGAGAAAGTATTATTCACTCCCTAGTTGAGTATCATGATACTAGTGTCATTGCACAGCTCGGTACACCGGACATGCGTGTACCTATCCAATATGCATTAAGCTATCCAGATCGTATGCCGCTGCATAACGGACAACGACTTAATTTAGCACAAATTGGTCAGTTACATTTTAAAGAAATGGATTTTGAACGTTATCCAGCATTGCGTCTAGCATACGAGGCTGGACGTACAGGTGGTACAATCTTAACAGCAATGAATGCAGCGAATGAAGCGGCAGTTGCGGCATTTTTACAGGGCAACATAACATTCCTTGAAATTGACGAAACGATTGAGCGTGTAATGCAGGCGCATAACAATATATTAGTGCCGGATTTACAAACAATTTTACAGGTAGACAGTGAAACAAGAAAAACAGTGTTAGACATGGTAAAATAA
- the rseP gene encoding RIP metalloprotease RseP, whose translation MQTAIAFILIFGMLVFFHELGHFLFAKRAGIMVREFAIGMGPKIYGKTHGETIYTIRLLPIGGYVRMAGEDMDGTELQPGYRVGLIVDEDNVVKKIIFNQNNKQLPDLLFLEIEHADLEKELFVEGYDEEEKLIRYNVARDCILVENGRETLIAPYDRQFNAKTVGQRAMTIFAGPLFNFILAFVIYLLIGLFHGVPTYEPIITEVVENDPAAQAGMLAGDRVVGIDGQVVEKWQDLAAIVQDHPGEDITVTVERNGQQVNLNMTVKEIKQDGEKYGQIGVKYESPREFNPLKAVVYGAQETYSMTVRIFELLGMLITGKFTIDALSGPVGIYKATEQVAQYGFINLMNWAAMLSINLGIMNLLPLPALDGGRLLFFGFEAVRGKPIDRQKEGLVHFVGIVLLMILMVVVTWNDIQRFFF comes from the coding sequence ATGCAAACAGCCATTGCATTTATTTTAATATTTGGCATGCTCGTATTCTTCCATGAACTTGGTCACTTCCTGTTTGCGAAACGCGCAGGAATTATGGTTCGTGAATTCGCCATTGGTATGGGACCGAAAATTTATGGGAAAACACATGGTGAAACAATCTATACGATACGTTTATTACCAATAGGTGGTTACGTTCGTATGGCTGGTGAGGACATGGATGGCACCGAATTACAGCCGGGCTACCGAGTAGGGCTTATTGTAGATGAAGATAATGTTGTCAAGAAAATTATCTTTAATCAAAATAATAAGCAATTACCAGATTTATTATTTTTAGAAATTGAACATGCTGATTTAGAAAAAGAATTGTTTGTGGAAGGTTATGATGAAGAAGAAAAATTAATTCGTTATAATGTTGCAAGAGATTGTATTCTCGTGGAAAACGGTAGAGAAACGTTAATTGCACCGTATGATCGTCAATTTAACGCTAAAACAGTCGGTCAACGCGCCATGACAATCTTTGCAGGCCCATTGTTTAATTTTATTTTAGCATTTGTTATTTATTTGCTGATTGGGTTATTCCATGGTGTACCTACCTATGAGCCAATCATAACAGAGGTAGTAGAAAATGATCCAGCTGCACAGGCAGGAATGCTTGCAGGTGATAGAGTAGTTGGCATTGATGGACAAGTAGTTGAAAAATGGCAAGATTTAGCTGCTATTGTACAAGATCACCCAGGTGAAGATATAACTGTTACAGTTGAACGAAATGGTCAGCAAGTTAACTTAAATATGACGGTAAAAGAAATAAAACAAGATGGCGAAAAATATGGTCAAATAGGGGTTAAGTATGAGAGCCCACGTGAATTTAATCCATTAAAGGCTGTTGTTTATGGCGCTCAAGAAACCTATAGTATGACTGTTCGAATCTTTGAATTACTTGGTATGTTAATTACCGGTAAATTCACTATAGATGCTCTTTCAGGTCCAGTAGGTATTTATAAAGCGACAGAGCAGGTAGCTCAATATGGATTCATAAATCTCATGAATTGGGCTGCGATGTTAAGTATTAACCTTGGAATTATGAACTTACTACCGCTTCCAGCACTTGACGGTGGTCGCCTATTATTCTTCGGCTTCGAAGCAGTAAGAGGCAAACCAATTGATCGTCAAAAAGAGGGGCTTGTGCATTTTGTAGGTATCGTACTATTGATGATACTAATGGTCGTAGTTACATGGAACGATATACAAAGATTTTTCTTTTAA
- a CDS encoding proline--tRNA ligase translates to MKQSKTFIPTLREVPADAEVKSHKQLLRAGFIRQNTSGVYSYLPLAKRVLTKIENIIREEMEAINSVELLMPSLQSAELWQESGRWEKYGPELMRLKDRHDRDFALGPTHEEVITTLVRDEIKSYKKLPLTLYQIQTKFRDEKRPRFGLLRGREFIMKDAYSFHASRESLDETYDDMYRAYSNIFSRLGLNYRAVIADAGSIGGKGTHEFMVLSEIGEDTIAYSDTSDYAANTEMAEVLVDYQPSDAALKELEKLATPDQKTIEEVSAFLNVEPSNVIKSLVFDVDGELVVVLARGDHEINDIKLKNALDAGSVELASEAAIRDLLGCGIGSIGPVKLPVDVKVVADNAIKSIRNGVAGANEDGFHLVNVNPERDFAVNEYLDIRFIQEGDPSPDGQGIIKFAEGIEVGHIFKLGITYSAKMNGTFLDEQGKAQPFIMGCYGIGVSRILAAVAEHFQDDNGFTWPTQLAPYDIHVVPVNTKDETQVALADELYGLLKSYRYDVLLDDRAERAGVKFADADLIGLPVRVTVGKKATEGIVEVKFRQTGETFEWKKEEVIDRLNEFFRKN, encoded by the coding sequence ATGAAGCAAAGTAAAACATTTATCCCAACGCTACGTGAAGTACCTGCTGATGCAGAAGTAAAATCACATAAGCAATTACTACGTGCAGGGTTTATTCGTCAAAATACAAGTGGGGTATACTCGTATTTACCGCTTGCGAAACGTGTGTTAACAAAAATAGAAAATATTATTCGTGAAGAAATGGAAGCAATCAATTCGGTTGAGCTTTTAATGCCTTCATTACAATCTGCGGAACTTTGGCAGGAATCCGGCCGTTGGGAAAAATACGGCCCAGAATTAATGCGTTTGAAGGACCGTCATGATCGTGATTTTGCATTAGGACCAACACATGAAGAAGTGATTACAACTTTAGTACGTGATGAAATTAAATCATATAAAAAATTACCGTTAACACTTTATCAAATTCAAACTAAATTCCGTGATGAAAAACGTCCTCGCTTTGGTTTACTACGAGGCAGAGAGTTTATTATGAAAGATGCATATTCTTTCCATGCATCGCGTGAAAGCTTAGATGAAACATATGATGATATGTATCGTGCCTATTCAAATATTTTCTCTCGTCTTGGTCTAAACTATCGTGCAGTTATTGCAGATGCAGGCTCAATTGGTGGGAAGGGTACTCATGAATTTATGGTGCTTTCTGAAATTGGGGAAGATACAATTGCATATTCTGACACGTCTGATTATGCTGCGAACACCGAAATGGCAGAAGTTCTTGTAGACTATCAACCATCAGATGCAGCATTAAAAGAGCTTGAAAAATTGGCAACACCAGACCAAAAAACAATCGAAGAAGTATCAGCTTTCTTAAATGTTGAGCCTTCAAATGTCATTAAATCATTAGTCTTTGATGTTGACGGTGAATTAGTCGTTGTACTTGCTCGTGGAGATCACGAAATTAATGATATTAAACTGAAAAATGCGCTTGATGCTGGTTCTGTTGAACTTGCTAGTGAAGCAGCGATCCGTGATTTATTAGGCTGTGGCATTGGCTCAATCGGTCCTGTTAAATTACCAGTAGACGTAAAAGTAGTAGCTGACAATGCGATTAAATCTATTCGCAATGGTGTCGCTGGTGCAAACGAGGATGGATTCCACTTAGTAAATGTAAATCCTGAGCGTGATTTTGCAGTAAATGAATATTTAGATATTCGTTTTATTCAAGAGGGTGATCCATCTCCAGACGGACAAGGTATTATCAAATTTGCTGAAGGTATCGAGGTTGGTCATATTTTCAAATTAGGAATAACTTACTCTGCAAAAATGAACGGTACATTCTTAGACGAGCAAGGTAAGGCACAGCCATTTATTATGGGCTGCTATGGTATTGGTGTATCACGTATTTTAGCTGCTGTTGCTGAGCATTTCCAAGATGACAATGGTTTCACTTGGCCAACGCAATTAGCTCCTTATGATATCCATGTTGTACCTGTTAATACAAAGGATGAAACACAAGTAGCCTTAGCTGATGAGCTGTATGGCTTATTGAAATCTTACCGTTACGACGTGCTATTAGATGATCGTGCTGAGCGCGCCGGTGTTAAATTTGCAGATGCTGATTTAATTGGATT